In a genomic window of Rhinoderma darwinii isolate aRhiDar2 chromosome 10, aRhiDar2.hap1, whole genome shotgun sequence:
- the LOC142662368 gene encoding nicotinamide N-methyltransferase-like, with translation MESSKHKHYHVHDFDSRQFLENYFSDKSDMVFGDDTLKFVIDNLKQIFSEGHINGDILIDLSIGSFIHHLYSACEFFKNIIVLKVNNRCIMELKRWVDERTGAFYWGHTSTLLQEKEVNSDHFEDKEGHLRSAIQHVVKYDLDKENMTDPLVLPPADCVISDCLLDAISKDQDDYIRYLRKFSRLLKPGGHLIIIGCLDTTYFTVGKDKFHVFTFDEDFVRKALVGEGFIIDYCNVKKRTAVSDLIDYKAIMIIAAHKEK, from the exons ATGGAATCCAGTAAACATAAGCACTATCATGTACATGACTTTGATTCCAGACAATTTTTGGAGaattacttttcagataaatCTGACATGGTCTTTGGAGATGACACCTTGAAATTTGTCATTGATAATCTTAAACAAATATTCTCAGAGG GTCATATTAATGGAGACATCTTGATTGACCTCAGTATTGGTTCCTTTATTCATCATCTATATTCAGCCTGTGagtttttcaaaaacatcatagtGCTGAAGGTCAATAATAGATGCATCATGGAGCTGAAGAGGTGGGTGGACGAACGTACGGGAGCATTTTATTGGGGCCACACATCAACACTTCTTCAAGAGAAAGAAGTAAACAG tgatCATTTTGAGGACAAAGAGGGACATCTGAGATCAGCCATTCAACATGTTGTGAAATACGACCTGGACAAAGAGAATATGACAGACCCGCTGGTCTTACCACCAGCCGATTGTGTCATCAGTGATTGTCTTCTGGATGCTATCAGCAAAGATCAAGATGATTACATCAGATATCTGAGGAAGTTCTCTAGGTTGCTTAAACCTGGAGGACACCTTATAATAATTGGGTGTTTAGATACAACTTATTTCACAGTCGGAAAAGACAAGTTCCATGTTTTCACATTTGATGAGGATTTTGTCAGGAAAGCTCTAGTTGGAGAAGGTTTTATCATTGATTACTGTAATGTCAAGAAGAGAACGGCTGTCAGTGACCTTATTGACTATAag gcCATCATGATTATTGCAGCTCACAAGGAGAAGTAG